One window of Deltaproteobacteria bacterium genomic DNA carries:
- a CDS encoding thioredoxin domain-containing protein, with protein sequence MHSARHSFRLAAALVLLAASACSPPAERSAPGAPAPEAAGGEDELAGRFAGRDVTVGDVDEWIREKLFENATGNRNPSRLYEVRKRALEQMAVEQAMETAVAQTGKDRDTLLREELDKRAAVSDEEVKAFYEQNKDRYAGRDFAQLQPSIRRQLEQQARQKAVEEYLTSLRASTGFESVLEAPRFEIGGEGPARGPADAPITVVEFSDYQCPFCKSAEAVVSQVLERYPTQVRVEFRQFPLDNLHPQARLAAEAALCAADQGQYWTYHEALFRNSPKLEKAQLESYASQIGLDRAAFDACLAEKRHAAHVDADVAAGKAAGVAGTPAFYVNGLPVSGGRSLAQFAAVIDGELERLGLPVPPPPPPAAAPALPAPAAAAPPRPAPAPAAPVARPAPAAPAAESAPAPAPAAAPAPKAP encoded by the coding sequence ATGCATTCCGCCCGCCACTCCTTCCGGCTCGCCGCGGCACTCGTGCTGCTGGCGGCGTCCGCCTGCTCCCCGCCGGCCGAGCGTTCCGCCCCGGGCGCGCCGGCGCCGGAGGCCGCCGGCGGCGAGGACGAGCTGGCCGGCCGCTTCGCGGGCCGCGACGTGACGGTGGGCGACGTCGACGAGTGGATCCGCGAGAAGCTCTTCGAGAACGCCACCGGCAACCGCAACCCCTCGCGGCTCTACGAGGTCCGCAAGCGTGCGCTCGAGCAGATGGCCGTCGAGCAGGCCATGGAGACCGCGGTGGCGCAGACCGGGAAGGACCGCGACACCCTGCTGCGCGAGGAGCTCGACAAACGAGCAGCCGTGAGCGACGAGGAGGTGAAGGCCTTCTACGAGCAGAACAAGGATCGCTACGCGGGCCGTGACTTCGCGCAGCTCCAGCCGTCGATCCGCCGCCAGCTCGAGCAGCAGGCGCGCCAGAAGGCGGTCGAGGAGTACCTGACCAGCCTGCGTGCCTCGACCGGCTTCGAAAGCGTGCTCGAGGCGCCGCGCTTCGAGATCGGCGGTGAGGGACCCGCGCGCGGCCCGGCCGATGCGCCGATCACGGTGGTGGAGTTCAGCGACTACCAGTGCCCCTTCTGCAAGAGCGCGGAGGCCGTCGTCTCGCAAGTGCTGGAACGCTACCCGACGCAAGTTCGTGTCGAGTTCCGCCAGTTCCCGCTCGACAACCTCCACCCCCAGGCGCGTCTCGCCGCGGAGGCGGCCCTGTGCGCCGCCGACCAGGGCCAGTACTGGACGTATCACGAGGCGCTCTTCCGCAACTCGCCCAAGCTCGAGAAGGCCCAGCTCGAGAGCTACGCGTCGCAGATCGGCCTCGACCGGGCCGCCTTCGACGCCTGCCTCGCCGAGAAGCGCCACGCCGCCCACGTCGACGCGGACGTGGCGGCGGGCAAGGCCGCCGGGGTGGCCGGGACGCCGGCCTTCTACGTCAACGGCCTCCCGGTCTCCGGCGGTCGCAGCCTGGCGCAGTTCGCCGCGGTGATCGACGGCGAGCTCGAGCGGCTCGGGCTGCCGGTGCCCCCGCCGCCTCCGCCGGCCGCGGCCCCGGCGCTCCCCGCACCGGCCGCCGCCGCGCCGCCGAGGCCGGCTCCCGCCCCTGCGGCCCCGGTGGCAAGGCCCGCCCCCGCGGCGCCGGCGGCGGAGTCCGCCCCCGCGCCCGCGCCCGCGGCGGCCCCCGCGCCGAAGGCGCCCTGA
- a CDS encoding M1 family metallopeptidase, producing MPKSNAPKRRAGAKSTGAAHRLDPEVRPSAYRLVLDVDPTRGPAYQGEVEIRVRLGAARRRIELHAAELGIGSARVESAKGSAAARVRLDPARQTVTLELARPVGPGEATLRVAFSGRLRGDLRGLYAASAGPHRYAFTQLEAAEARRFFPCFDEPAMKARFTLVVETRAGLATVSNAPIARSEKLPGGRQRVHFAETPKLSTYLVALGVGALERSRAVKLGPTEIRVWHVPGKGGLVGFALEAARATLARLERWFALPYPYAKLDLVAVPDFEAGAMENAGAVFFRENLLLLDAKSATLAEQKRAAEVICHELAHMWYGDLVTMAWWDDLWLNEAFATWMAFAIVDDWKPEWKMWQDFQHHRAAALRLDALAHTHPIHTDVRTPAEATENFDLITYEKGASVVRMLERYLGPATFRKGVRAYIRRHRESNAVAADLWQALAHAAGEPVEPIVRGWIEQAGLPVLSLATVRRNGRTILQLRQERFRARPASRKAASSRAGASAAGQRWPIPWVGRVAGARGRPRLVRKLVRAARDRVDLGPGTPRFVHGNADEGGFFRPLHDAAGTRALARHLPALSAVERMGLVDHQWALARAGRAPLGDLLALVDRLGDEPEADVLTALRGPLAFLEDRLAPALGERAVEAFRDRVAERFGPALAEIGWDPPPREPVTTRVRRGVLVGLLGDVAAWPPVLATAAKRFDAYLARRDALDPNLADAVVALAARTGDATRYEAMFAAFEAAATPQERRRFLLALADFRDPRLVQRSLALCLTPRIPTQDVAIVLARLLANPAARAAAWAFTKQHWARLRRRMPPMLATRLVEATPALGARARADVARFFRAHPLPAGARALEQALERFELDAAFCRLARRDLARWLEG from the coding sequence GTGCCGAAGAGCAACGCGCCGAAGCGCAGGGCGGGCGCGAAGAGCACCGGGGCCGCGCATCGGCTCGATCCCGAGGTCCGCCCGAGCGCGTACCGGCTCGTCCTCGACGTGGACCCCACGCGCGGGCCGGCCTACCAGGGCGAGGTGGAGATCCGCGTCCGGCTCGGTGCCGCCCGCCGCCGGATCGAGCTGCACGCCGCGGAGCTCGGGATCGGGAGCGCCCGCGTCGAGAGCGCAAAGGGCTCGGCCGCCGCGCGCGTGCGGCTCGATCCGGCGCGGCAGACCGTGACGCTCGAGCTCGCGCGGCCGGTGGGTCCCGGCGAGGCGACGCTGCGGGTCGCCTTCTCGGGGCGCCTGCGCGGCGACCTGCGCGGGCTCTACGCCGCCTCCGCCGGCCCCCACCGCTACGCCTTCACGCAGCTCGAGGCCGCCGAGGCGCGCCGCTTCTTCCCCTGCTTCGACGAGCCCGCGATGAAGGCGCGCTTCACGCTCGTGGTAGAGACGCGCGCCGGGCTGGCGACCGTCTCGAACGCGCCGATCGCGCGCAGCGAGAAGCTCCCGGGCGGCCGCCAGCGCGTGCACTTCGCCGAGACCCCGAAGCTCTCGACCTACCTCGTGGCGCTCGGCGTGGGCGCGCTCGAGCGCTCGCGCGCGGTGAAGCTGGGACCGACCGAGATCCGTGTCTGGCACGTCCCCGGCAAGGGCGGGCTCGTCGGCTTCGCGCTCGAGGCGGCCCGCGCGACGCTGGCGCGGCTCGAGCGCTGGTTCGCCCTGCCCTATCCCTACGCGAAGCTCGACCTGGTGGCGGTGCCCGACTTCGAGGCCGGTGCCATGGAGAACGCGGGCGCCGTCTTCTTCCGCGAGAACCTGCTGCTGCTCGACGCGAAGAGCGCGACCCTCGCGGAGCAGAAGCGCGCCGCCGAGGTGATCTGCCACGAGCTCGCCCACATGTGGTACGGCGATCTCGTCACGATGGCCTGGTGGGACGACCTGTGGCTCAACGAGGCCTTCGCCACCTGGATGGCCTTCGCGATCGTCGACGACTGGAAGCCCGAGTGGAAGATGTGGCAGGACTTCCAGCACCACCGGGCGGCGGCGCTGCGCCTCGACGCGCTGGCGCACACCCACCCGATCCACACGGACGTGCGGACGCCCGCCGAGGCCACCGAGAACTTCGACCTGATCACCTACGAGAAGGGCGCCTCGGTGGTGCGCATGCTCGAGCGCTACCTCGGGCCGGCGACGTTCCGCAAGGGCGTGCGCGCCTACATCCGCCGCCACCGCGAGTCGAACGCCGTCGCCGCCGACCTGTGGCAGGCGCTCGCGCACGCTGCCGGCGAGCCCGTCGAGCCGATCGTGCGGGGCTGGATCGAGCAGGCGGGACTGCCGGTGCTGTCGCTTGCGACCGTGCGCCGCAACGGCCGGACGATCCTGCAACTGCGCCAGGAGCGCTTCCGCGCGCGACCGGCGTCCCGGAAGGCGGCATCCTCGAGAGCCGGCGCGAGCGCGGCGGGGCAGCGCTGGCCGATCCCCTGGGTGGGCCGGGTGGCGGGCGCGCGGGGCCGCCCGCGGCTCGTGCGCAAGCTCGTGCGCGCCGCCCGCGACCGCGTCGACCTCGGCCCCGGCACCCCCCGCTTCGTCCATGGCAACGCCGACGAGGGCGGCTTCTTCCGCCCGCTCCACGACGCCGCCGGCACCCGCGCGCTCGCCCGGCACCTGCCGGCCCTCTCCGCCGTCGAGCGCATGGGCCTCGTCGACCACCAGTGGGCGCTGGCCCGCGCGGGGCGCGCGCCGCTCGGCGACCTCCTCGCGCTGGTGGATCGGCTCGGCGACGAGCCCGAAGCCGACGTGCTGACCGCACTCCGCGGGCCGCTCGCCTTCCTCGAGGACCGCCTCGCACCGGCGCTCGGTGAGCGTGCCGTCGAGGCCTTCCGCGACCGGGTGGCCGAGCGCTTCGGCCCTGCGCTCGCCGAGATCGGCTGGGACCCGCCGCCGCGCGAGCCGGTCACGACGCGCGTGCGGCGCGGGGTGCTGGTGGGCCTGCTCGGCGACGTCGCCGCCTGGCCGCCGGTGCTGGCCACCGCAGCGAAGCGCTTCGACGCCTACCTGGCCCGCCGCGACGCGCTCGACCCGAACCTCGCCGATGCGGTGGTGGCGCTGGCGGCGCGGACCGGCGACGCCACGCGCTACGAGGCGATGTTCGCCGCCTTCGAGGCCGCCGCGACGCCCCAGGAGCGGCGGCGCTTCCTGCTGGCGCTGGCGGACTTCCGCGATCCGAGGCTCGTGCAGCGGAGCCTCGCGCTCTGCCTCACGCCGCGGATCCCCACCCAGGACGTCGCGATCGTGCTCGCGCGCCTGCTCGCGAACCCCGCGGCACGCGCCGCCGCCTGGGCCTTCACGAAGCAGCACTGGGCCCGGCTGCGCCGGCGCATGCCGCCGATGCTCGCGACGCGGCTCGTCGAGGCGACACCGGCGCTCGGCGCCCGCGCGCGCGCCGACGTGGCGCGCTTCTTCCGCGCGCATCCGCTGCCGGCCGGCGCGCGTGCCCTCGAGCAGGCGCTCGAGCGCTTCGAGCTCGACGCCGCCTTCTGCCGCCTGGCGCGGCGGGACCTCGCGCGCTGGCTGGAGGGCTAG
- a CDS encoding ABC transporter substrate-binding protein, with protein MKRPGSWLLAACLLAGAVACSGGEPADGALSIALNWKPEPEFGGLYEARRAGAFARRGLVVEITGGPGAPVVQMVASGQVAYGIAAADEVLMARDRGTDIVSVYATYQTNPQGIMVRASRGLGSLDELFDGEPGTLAVEPGLSYVQWFRNRYDLSRWRIVPYTYSIAPFLSDPKLAQQVFVTSEPIAVRREGVEPTVFLIADSGFDPYAAVVITRGDRVRERRREVDALVAALREGWRGYLDDPGPTNAEMGQLNREMDAETFRLAAAAQAPLVETAFTRTHGLGAMSLERWTQLGKQLRELALIDKEPVPQACFVVLEGGAR; from the coding sequence GTGAAGCGTCCCGGATCCTGGCTGCTCGCCGCGTGCCTGCTCGCCGGCGCGGTCGCCTGCTCGGGCGGCGAGCCGGCGGATGGCGCGCTCTCGATCGCCCTCAACTGGAAGCCGGAGCCGGAGTTCGGCGGCCTCTACGAGGCGCGCCGCGCGGGCGCCTTCGCGCGGCGCGGCCTCGTCGTCGAGATCACCGGGGGGCCCGGTGCCCCGGTCGTGCAGATGGTCGCCTCCGGGCAGGTCGCCTACGGGATCGCCGCGGCCGACGAGGTGCTGATGGCCCGCGACCGCGGGACCGACATCGTGTCGGTGTACGCGACCTACCAGACCAACCCGCAGGGCATCATGGTACGCGCGAGCCGCGGTCTCGGATCGCTCGACGAGCTCTTCGACGGCGAGCCCGGAACGCTCGCCGTCGAGCCGGGGCTCTCCTACGTCCAGTGGTTCCGGAATCGCTACGACCTCTCGCGGTGGCGGATCGTTCCCTACACCTACAGCATCGCGCCCTTCCTCTCCGATCCGAAGCTCGCCCAGCAGGTCTTCGTCACCTCCGAGCCGATCGCGGTCCGGCGCGAGGGCGTCGAGCCGACGGTGTTCCTGATCGCCGATTCGGGCTTCGACCCCTACGCCGCGGTCGTGATCACGCGGGGGGACCGGGTGCGGGAGCGCCGCCGCGAGGTGGACGCCTTGGTCGCCGCCCTGCGCGAGGGCTGGCGCGGCTACCTCGACGACCCCGGGCCCACCAACGCGGAGATGGGTCAGCTCAACCGCGAGATGGACGCCGAGACCTTCCGCCTCGCTGCCGCGGCGCAGGCCCCGCTCGTCGAGACCGCCTTCACGCGCACGCACGGACTGGGGGCGATGTCGCTGGAGCGCTGGACGCAGCTCGGCAAGCAGCTCCGCGAGCTCGCGCTGATCGACAAGGAGCCGGTACCGCAGGCGTGCTTCGTGGTGCTCGAGGGCGGCGCGCGGTAG
- a CDS encoding glycogen/starch/alpha-glucan phosphorylase gives MGHPDTGRGDVRAGGDDSGGDAPAEGVPAGGIAGRDARTGAFLAAVHRNVRYLIGKRWEEAAPRDLVAALALAAREPLIERMFESERRYAGAGAKRLYYLSVEFLMGRALGNTLLNLGLLDTVERSLEALGVDWEEVVEAEPDAALGNGGLGRLAACYLDSLATLDLPGFGYGINYDYGLFRQAIEGNQQREYPEPWRRVGAAWQIERPERACWVPVYGRARRRSHGAADWHDWRVIVGVPYDMPVAGWGARTVNRLRLFSARSPDEFDIEIFHRGDYLRAFERKLSIERISALLYPSDSTEQGKELRLLQEYFFVACSLRDVLSQYLETRSSLDALPAKVAIQLNDTHPALAIAEWIRLLVDEHGMGFDRAVELTRGSFAYTNHTLLPEALEHWPRPLLARVVPRHLQIIEDLNAHHLAAVELRWPGDVERMRRLSIFDEAAPKHVRMAHLAVVGSHTVNGVSALHSELVRTRLLPDFAELWPEKFRNVTNGVTPRRWLAKANPGLARAIDARLGCDWITDLDRLAGLEPLAGDPGFRAEFRAVKRANKERLAREVSLGGGAALDPDAIFDVQVKRIHEYKRQLLAALHGIHLYLQIAEDGLVPAAPRACLFAGKAPPEYWMAKLVIHLLCNLAEVVNHDPRTAGLLRVAFVPDYRVSLAEKIIPAADLSEQISTAGFEASGTGNMKLALNGALTIGTLDGANVEIREAVGADNFYLFGLRAEQVEELRMHGGYDPRERYESSAAIRRVLDAIGADRFSRGEPGVFRPILENLLDHGDPYFVLADFESYREAQERVAHDFRDADAWSRRAILNVARVGRFSSDRAVREYAARIWSLEAVP, from the coding sequence ATGGGGCATCCGGATACGGGCCGGGGAGACGTACGCGCCGGAGGTGACGACTCCGGAGGCGACGCCCCCGCAGAGGGCGTCCCTGCCGGAGGCATCGCCGGCCGTGATGCGCGGACCGGCGCCTTCCTCGCCGCCGTCCACCGCAACGTCCGCTACCTGATCGGCAAGCGCTGGGAGGAGGCGGCTCCGCGCGATCTCGTGGCGGCCCTCGCGCTCGCCGCGCGCGAGCCCCTGATCGAGCGCATGTTCGAGAGCGAGCGCCGCTACGCCGGCGCCGGCGCCAAGCGCCTCTACTACCTGTCGGTCGAGTTCCTGATGGGGCGGGCGCTCGGCAATACGCTGCTGAACCTGGGGCTCCTCGACACCGTCGAGCGCTCGCTCGAGGCCCTCGGCGTCGACTGGGAGGAGGTCGTCGAGGCGGAGCCCGATGCGGCGCTCGGCAACGGTGGCCTCGGCCGGCTCGCCGCCTGCTACCTCGACTCGCTCGCGACCCTCGACCTGCCGGGCTTCGGCTACGGCATCAACTACGACTACGGGTTGTTCCGCCAGGCGATCGAGGGGAATCAGCAGCGCGAGTACCCGGAGCCGTGGCGGCGCGTGGGCGCTGCCTGGCAGATCGAGCGTCCCGAGCGCGCCTGCTGGGTGCCCGTCTACGGGCGCGCCCGGCGCCGCTCGCACGGTGCCGCCGATTGGCACGACTGGCGCGTGATCGTGGGCGTTCCCTACGACATGCCGGTGGCCGGCTGGGGCGCTCGCACCGTGAACCGGCTGCGGCTCTTCTCGGCGCGTTCACCCGACGAGTTCGACATCGAGATCTTCCACCGCGGCGACTACCTGCGCGCCTTCGAGCGCAAGCTCTCGATCGAGCGCATCTCGGCGCTGCTCTATCCCTCCGATTCGACCGAACAGGGCAAGGAGCTGCGGCTGCTCCAGGAGTACTTCTTCGTCGCCTGCTCGCTGCGCGACGTCCTCTCGCAGTACCTGGAGACGCGCTCGAGCCTCGACGCGCTGCCCGCCAAGGTGGCGATCCAGCTCAACGACACCCATCCCGCGCTGGCGATCGCCGAGTGGATCCGGCTGCTGGTGGACGAGCACGGCATGGGCTTCGACCGCGCCGTCGAGCTGACCCGCGGCAGCTTCGCCTACACCAACCACACGCTGCTGCCCGAGGCGCTCGAACACTGGCCGCGCCCGCTCCTGGCGCGCGTGGTGCCGCGCCATCTCCAGATCATCGAGGACCTGAACGCCCACCACCTGGCAGCGGTGGAGCTGCGCTGGCCGGGCGACGTCGAGCGCATGCGGCGGCTCTCGATCTTCGACGAGGCGGCACCCAAGCACGTGCGCATGGCCCATCTGGCCGTGGTGGGAAGCCACACCGTGAACGGCGTCTCGGCGCTGCACTCGGAGCTGGTGCGGACGCGACTCCTGCCCGACTTCGCGGAGCTGTGGCCCGAGAAGTTCCGCAACGTCACGAACGGGGTCACGCCGCGGCGCTGGCTCGCCAAGGCGAACCCCGGCCTGGCGCGCGCGATCGACGCGCGCCTCGGGTGCGACTGGATCACCGACCTCGACCGGCTCGCCGGGCTCGAGCCCCTGGCTGGCGACCCGGGCTTCCGTGCCGAGTTCCGCGCCGTGAAGCGCGCCAACAAGGAGCGGCTGGCGCGCGAGGTGTCGCTCGGCGGTGGCGCCGCCCTCGACCCCGATGCGATCTTCGACGTCCAGGTCAAGCGCATCCACGAGTACAAGCGCCAGCTTCTGGCCGCGCTGCACGGGATCCATCTCTACCTCCAGATCGCCGAGGACGGGCTCGTGCCGGCGGCGCCGCGCGCCTGCCTGTTCGCGGGCAAGGCCCCGCCCGAATACTGGATGGCAAAGCTCGTGATCCACCTGCTCTGCAACCTGGCGGAGGTCGTGAACCACGACCCGCGCACCGCGGGGCTGCTGCGGGTGGCGTTCGTCCCCGACTACCGCGTGTCGCTGGCCGAGAAGATCATTCCCGCCGCAGACCTCTCCGAGCAGATCTCGACCGCGGGTTTCGAGGCCTCCGGCACCGGCAACATGAAGCTCGCGCTCAACGGCGCCCTCACGATCGGCACGCTGGACGGCGCCAACGTCGAGATCCGCGAGGCGGTCGGTGCGGACAACTTCTACCTCTTCGGCCTGCGCGCCGAGCAGGTCGAGGAGCTGCGCATGCACGGCGGATACGACCCTCGGGAGCGCTACGAGTCGAGTGCGGCGATCCGCCGCGTGCTCGACGCGATCGGCGCCGACCGCTTCTCGCGGGGCGAGCCCGGCGTCTTCCGCCCGATCCTCGAGAACCTGCTCGACCACGGCGACCCCTACTTCGTGCTGGCGGATTTCGAGTCCTACCGGGAGGCGCAGGAACGGGTGGCCCACGACTTCCGGGACGCCGACGCCTGGTCGCGGCGTGCGATCCTGAACGTGGCCCGGGTGGGCCGATTCTCCTCCGACCGCGCCGTTCGCGAATACGCGGCACGGATCTGGAGTCTCGAAGCGGTGCCCTAG
- a CDS encoding zinc-binding dehydrogenase: MRQVWIPKAGPPEVLELREARDPLPGPGEVRIRVDAAGLNFADVMGRLGLYPDLPPMPVVPGYEVAGRIDAVGPGTFPDWVGRDVLAMTRFGGYADVVCVPERQAFTRPEGMGADAGAALPVNYLTAFQLVEVMGSLRAGDTVLIHSAGGGVGIAAIQLARRIGARVIGTASAGKHEALRAMGVEHCIDYRNEDFAARARALTGGRGVELILDAVGATSFRDGFRVLAPTGRLGMFGLSAAATDKRRRPLAALRAGLATLRLRWGPLGLMNENKGVFGVNLGHLWEEGERVAGWMETLLGYWRDGAIRPVVAERFPFARAAEAHHYVQDRRNLGKVLLVP; this comes from the coding sequence ATGCGCCAGGTCTGGATCCCGAAGGCCGGCCCGCCCGAGGTGCTGGAGCTCCGCGAGGCGCGCGATCCCCTGCCCGGCCCCGGCGAGGTGCGGATCCGGGTCGACGCCGCCGGCCTGAACTTCGCCGACGTGATGGGCCGGCTCGGGCTCTACCCGGACCTCCCGCCGATGCCGGTCGTGCCGGGCTACGAGGTGGCCGGCCGGATCGACGCGGTGGGCCCCGGCACCTTCCCCGACTGGGTCGGGCGCGACGTCCTCGCGATGACGCGCTTCGGCGGCTACGCGGACGTGGTGTGCGTCCCCGAGCGCCAGGCCTTCACGCGCCCGGAGGGCATGGGTGCCGACGCGGGCGCGGCGCTGCCGGTGAACTACCTGACCGCCTTCCAGCTCGTCGAGGTGATGGGGAGCCTGCGCGCGGGCGACACCGTCCTGATCCACTCCGCCGGCGGGGGCGTCGGGATCGCGGCGATCCAGCTCGCGCGCCGGATCGGCGCGCGCGTGATCGGCACCGCCTCGGCCGGCAAGCACGAGGCGCTGCGTGCGATGGGGGTCGAGCACTGCATCGACTACCGGAACGAGGATTTCGCCGCACGCGCGCGCGCGCTCACGGGCGGGCGCGGCGTCGAGCTGATCCTCGATGCGGTCGGCGCGACGTCGTTCCGCGACGGCTTCCGCGTGCTCGCGCCGACCGGCCGCCTCGGCATGTTCGGCCTCTCGGCCGCGGCGACCGACAAGCGCCGCCGGCCGCTCGCCGCGCTGCGGGCCGGCCTCGCGACGCTGCGGCTGCGCTGGGGACCGCTCGGGCTCATGAACGAGAACAAGGGCGTCTTCGGCGTGAACCTCGGCCACCTCTGGGAGGAGGGCGAGCGCGTGGCGGGCTGGATGGAGACCCTGCTCGGCTACTGGCGCGACGGCGCGATCCGCCCCGTCGTCGCCGAGCGCTTCCCCTTCGCTCGCGCCGCCGAGGCGCACCACTACGTGCAGGACCGCCGCAACCTCGGGAAGGTGCTGCTCGTGCCGTGA
- a CDS encoding ABC transporter ATP-binding protein — MAGVDLEAAPGEFVALLGPSGCGKSTLLRIVAGLDRQDAGVVQVGGHPPALRPGSEHPKLAFVFQDAHLLPWRDVLGNAALPLELLGRPAAECRAAARAAIEQVGLAEAAGRTPAELSGGMRMRVSLARALVTRPRLLLLDEPFAALDEITRQDLDDQLRTLWAATGTTVLFVTHSIGEAAFLAERAVVLTQRPARVVLEHRIDLPPERSAALRADPRFARETGVLQDALRRGSEGTDPPPSAPR, encoded by the coding sequence ATGGCGGGCGTCGACCTCGAGGCCGCGCCCGGCGAGTTCGTCGCGCTGCTCGGACCGTCGGGCTGCGGCAAGTCGACACTGCTTCGGATCGTCGCAGGGCTCGATCGCCAGGACGCCGGCGTGGTGCAGGTCGGCGGGCACCCCCCTGCGCTGCGGCCCGGCAGCGAGCATCCCAAGCTCGCCTTCGTGTTCCAGGACGCACACCTGCTGCCCTGGCGCGACGTGCTCGGCAACGCCGCGCTGCCCCTCGAGCTGCTCGGCCGGCCCGCCGCCGAGTGCCGGGCCGCGGCCCGCGCAGCGATCGAGCAGGTGGGGCTCGCCGAGGCCGCCGGCCGGACGCCGGCCGAGCTCTCGGGGGGCATGCGCATGCGCGTGTCCCTGGCCCGCGCGCTGGTCACGCGCCCGCGCCTGCTGCTGCTCGACGAGCCCTTCGCCGCACTCGACGAGATCACGCGCCAGGACCTCGACGACCAGCTGCGCACGCTCTGGGCGGCCACCGGCACCACGGTGCTCTTCGTCACCCACTCGATCGGGGAAGCGGCCTTCCTGGCCGAGCGCGCGGTGGTCCTGACGCAGCGTCCGGCGCGGGTCGTGCTCGAGCACCGTATCGACCTGCCGCCCGAGCGCTCCGCGGCGCTGCGCGCGGACCCGCGCTTCGCTCGGGAGACGGGCGTGCTGCAGGACGCCCTGCGCCGGGGCAGCGAGGGGACCGATCCGCCGCCGAGCGCCCCGCGATGA
- a CDS encoding ABC transporter permease, whose protein sequence is MRRIGERFGPPLATFVATMAVAEVVVRTTGVSPLLVPAPSAVARAAWSQGGILWPALAATTGAVLVGLATSAAVGILAAVALATSRWVERAFYPYAIFFQIVPIVAIAPLLVIWFGYGRRAVIAAAFIVSVFPVIANTLAGLRSVDPALRDLFRLYGAGRRARLLALELPWALPDVLTGLRVAAGLAVIGAIVGEFVGGGGLGVVVLEAMRQQRTDLVFAAVLHASLLGLALFAAVNGLAHLLLRRWHVSEVVS, encoded by the coding sequence ATGAGGCGCATCGGGGAGCGTTTCGGTCCGCCTCTCGCCACCTTCGTCGCGACGATGGCCGTGGCCGAGGTGGTGGTGCGCACGACGGGCGTGTCGCCGCTGCTCGTCCCGGCTCCCTCCGCGGTGGCGCGCGCGGCCTGGAGCCAGGGCGGAATCCTGTGGCCGGCGCTCGCCGCGACGACCGGGGCCGTCCTCGTGGGCCTGGCGACGAGCGCCGCCGTGGGCATCCTGGCCGCCGTGGCCCTCGCCACCTCGCGCTGGGTGGAGCGCGCCTTCTACCCCTACGCGATCTTCTTCCAGATCGTGCCGATCGTCGCGATCGCCCCGCTGCTCGTGATCTGGTTCGGCTACGGCCGCCGGGCCGTGATCGCGGCGGCCTTCATCGTCTCGGTCTTCCCGGTGATCGCGAACACGCTGGCGGGCCTGCGCTCGGTCGACCCCGCCTTGCGCGACCTCTTCCGGCTCTACGGCGCCGGGCGGCGCGCGCGGCTGCTCGCGCTCGAGCTGCCCTGGGCGCTGCCCGACGTGCTGACCGGCCTGCGCGTGGCCGCGGGGCTCGCCGTGATCGGCGCGATCGTGGGCGAGTTCGTGGGCGGTGGCGGGCTCGGCGTGGTGGTGCTCGAGGCGATGCGCCAGCAGCGCACCGACCTGGTGTTCGCCGCCGTGCTCCACGCCTCGCTGCTCGGGCTCGCGCTCTTCGCCGCCGTCAACGGGCTCGCCCATCTCCTCTTGCGGCGCTGGCACGTCTCGGAGGTCGTCTCGTGA